One genomic region from Apodemus sylvaticus chromosome 1, mApoSyl1.1, whole genome shotgun sequence encodes:
- the LOC127680476 gene encoding olfactory receptor 56A4-like, with product MIRKQSMEAQSNTSSIMVPDFLLICFPNYQPWQHWLSLPLSLLFLLAMGANATLLITIRMEASLHEPMYYLLSLLSLLDIVLCLTVIPKVLAIFWFDNKSISFSACFLQMFVMNSFLTMESCTFMVMAYDRYVAICKPLQYPSIITDRFVVRAAIFVATRNGILTMPIPILSSQLRYCARIIKNCICTNMSVSKLSCDDITFNKLYQFVIGWTLLGSDLILIVLSYSFILKAVLRIKAEGAVVKALSTCGSHFILILFFSTVLLVLVITNLARERIPPDVPILLNILHHLIPPALNPIVYGVRTREIKQGIRNLLRRL from the coding sequence ATGATCAGAAAGCAATCCATGGAAGCACAAAGCAACACTTCCTCTATCATGGTCCCTGACTTCCTCCTCATCTGCTTCCCCAACTACCAGCCCTGGCAGCACTGgctgtccctgcccctcagcctcctcttcctcctagccATGGGGGCCAACGCCACCCTTCTCATCACCATCAGGATGGAGGCCTCTCTGCATGAGCCCATGTACTACCTGCTCAGCCTTCTGTCCCTGCTGGACATTGTGCTCTGCCTCACTGTTATCCCTAAGGTCCTGGCCATCTTCTGGTTTGACAATAAATCCATCAGCTTCTCTGCCTGCTTCCTCCAGATGTTTGTTATGAACAGTTTCCTGACGATGGAGTCCTGCACCTTCATggtcatggcctatgaccgctatgtggccatctgcaagcCTCTGCAGTACCCGTCTATCATCACTGACCGGTTCGTGGTTAGGGCTGCCATCTTTGTAGCAACCAGAAATGGGATTCTTACTATGCCTATCCCCATACTTTCTTCCCAACTGAGATATTGTGCAAGAATTATCAAGAACTGCATCTGCACTAACATGTCTGTATCCAAGCTCTCCTGTGATGACATCACTTTTAATAAACTTTACCAGTTTGTCATAGGTTGGACCCTGCTGGGCTCTGACCTCATCCTCATTGTCCTATCTTACTCTTTCATCCTGAAGGCTGTGCTTAGGATCAAAGCGGAGGGAGCTGTGGTCAAAGCACTGAGCACATGTGGTTCCCACTTtatcctcatcctcttcttcagCACAGTCTTGCTGGTACTGGTCATCACTAACCTGGCCAGGGAGAGGATTCCCCCAGATGTCCCCATCCTGCTCAACATCCTGCATCACCTGATCCCTCCAGCTCTGAATCCCATTGTTTATGGGGTAAGAACCAGGGAGATCAAGCAGGGAATACGGAACCTGCTGAGGAGGTTGTAA
- the LOC127680469 gene encoding olfactory receptor 56A4, with protein sequence MALSNNSEAPMPEFLLICFPNYQPWQHWLSLPLSLLFLLAMGANATLLITIRMEASLHEPMYYLLSLLSLLDIVLCLTVIPKVLAIFWFDNKSISFSACFLQMFVMNSFLTMESCTFMVMAYDRYVAICKPLQYPSIITDQFVVRAAIFIISRNALFSLPVPILSARLKYCAQNIIKNCICTNLSVSKLSCDDITFNKLYQLVAGWTLLGSDLIFIVLSYSFIFRVVLRIKAEGAVAKALSTCGSHFILILFFSTVLLVLVITNLARERIPPDVPILLNILHHLIPPALNPIVYGVRTREIKQGIWNLLRRL encoded by the coding sequence ATGGCATTATCCAATAACTCTGAAGCTCCCATGCCTGAATTCCTCCTCATCTGCTTCCCCAACTACCAGCCCTGGCAGCACTGgctgtccctgcccctcagcctcctcttcctcctggccaTGGGGGCCAACGCCACCCTTCTCATCACCATCAGGATGGAGGCCTCTCTGCATGAGCCCATGTACTACCTGCTCAGCCTTCTGTCCCTGCTGGACATTGTGCTCTGCCTCACTGTTATCCCTAAGGTCCTGGCCATCTTCTGGTTTGACAATAAATCCATCAGCTTCTCTGCCTGCTTCCTCCAAATGTTTGTCATGAACAGTTTTCTGACGATGGAGTCCTGCACCTTCATggtcatggcctatgaccgctatgtggccatctgcaagcCTCTGCAGTACCCGTCCATCATCACTGACCAGTTTGTGGTTAGGGCTGCCATCTTCATTATAAGCCGGAATGCCCTTTTTTCTCTCCCTGTTCCCATCCTTTCTGCCAGACTAAAGTACTGTGCTCAGAACATCATCAAGAATTGCATCTGCACCAACCTGTCAGTGTCCAAGCTCTCCTGTGATGACATTACCTTCAATAAGCTATATCAGCTTGTAGCAGGTTGGACCCTGCTGGGCTCTGACCTCATTTTCATTGTACTCTCATACTCCTTTATTTTCCGTGTTGTGCTCAGGATCAAAGCGGAGGGAGCTGTGGCCAAAGCACTGAGCACATGTGGTTCCCACTTtatcctcatcctcttcttcagCACAGTCTTGCTGGTACTGGTCATCACTAACCTGGCCAGGGAGAGGATTCCCCCAGATGTCCCCATCCTGCTGAACATCCTGCATCACCTGATCCCTCCAGCTCTGAATCCCATTGTTTATGGGGTAAGAACCAGGGAGATCAAACAGGGAATATGGAACCTGCTGAGGAGGTTGTAA